In one Cyprinus carpio isolate SPL01 chromosome B2, ASM1834038v1, whole genome shotgun sequence genomic region, the following are encoded:
- the LOC109088304 gene encoding FYVE and coiled-coil domain-containing protein 1-like isoform X1: MSTVGENQLQRIIRDLHDAVSELSKEHCDTGEPITDDSSSLHKFCYKLEYLLQFDQKERTTFLGSRKDYWDYFCDCLAKIKGANDGIRFVKSIPELKTSLGKGRAFIRYSLVHQRLADTLQQCLMNYKTTCEWYYERSPFLKSHLNTDIINHLYELNEVQFDVASRGHDLDSDWPTFARKTLGSAISPAHAWKPPSRCSSVNSLVGTYSQQGQEFLPGQDFGSSLLGDLGELGELSCSASEDLRIELDQSELKQRELQEKIRQLTSEAADLKGVVKDLQEQLLAQGPNQEKKEDQEVVKTVRECADRLHTTTQGLEALRTSERNLEAKLSIAENRNMELLAKLDGALSEKGQQAANYCDSAWTIQELLTKLKEAEEERIEFKRESEDRARLAEQLAQELKLQEEKLKEMENKLDTCRVSVDKERTTAMQQADELQMTINRLQGALSLKERETGNLRTQLQDMQRALETKDGQLEEHKKRIEEELQHKSVLKEQLNAKETELSTVTQKIRQLENLNQRLTSESQSFQTQGKKLEEYKNQCTSLMEINAKLIQTVKRNEESSKELAQAKNTLERKLITTQASEKQLRTRLESAGLTVENQNLEECIQNGQKNSEETKIEQLGENSILTLEELNERAAENKTVTSSLLREANGSSRTDNGESTSRLALAEAQLELNMKEVSRLQEEVMELRAQLLVSSEEKIKIQALQEVTEASREDLRAQAEQLKSQVEELNRRHVEELLHCREREDALVKERDMEAHVRAEIQTNLTAVREELHVLKTQNSTLALENGEAREALNRANTETAELGVHVCMLTGQNEESQLRWAELSTKLQELQMEAQEEVETLSDSMEALRKDNARLQEQLKQTEGLPEAMQKLQERLEQVEDEAKSVQEIRQREVDTLRSQLSDEAAHHQSQVEGLNDELDALRKRLENEVEKVSSLESKVLELESANSDYSQMIEKKNALICDSETIINQKEEQIKSLRLDLTRAEEELALTQQSCNELGVDLSRSAMEKQAIELKMSAEIDDLYRTKKNLEERLIELIRDKDALWQKSDALEFEQKRRAEEQTDRDVTYCLSCHNHFTWMLRKHSCRFCGRPFCYYCLVNDASVHQGGSNMRCCKDCLNQRSSGHGDLGSPLRSAHSPISSPTRTSTPGFPGALRSPRPDDTAYAIITEEEVNCVHDSDSLYYTAVLPSETQQLSSSDLNSTEDSDELIGSVQDAEICLLKSGEMTLYCAVQCGGRGSVWR; this comes from the exons ATGAGTACAGTGGGAGAAAATCAGCTGCAGAGAATAATCAGAGATCTGCATG ATGCAGTTTCTGAGTTGAGCAAAGAACATTGTGATACTGGCGAACCCATCACTGATGACAGCTCCAGCCTTCACAAGTTCTGCTATAAGCTGGAGTACCTACTGCAG TTTGACCAGAAAGAGAGGACCACATTTCTGGGCAGCAGGAAAGACTACTGGGACTATTTCTGTGACTGCTTGGCCAAGATTAAAGGAGCTAATGACGGCATTCGCTTTGTCAAATCAATCCCCGAG CTGAAGACATCATTAGGAAAAGGACGGGCTTTCATTCGCTACAGTCTGGTGCACCAAAGGCTGGCAGACACTCTTCAGCAATGTCTTATGAACTACAAAACCACATG TGAGTGGTATTATGAACGCAGTCCCTTCCTAAAGTCCCATCTGAACACTGATATCATAAACCACCTGTATGAACTCAATGAGGTCCAGTTTGATGTAGCATCCCGAGGTCACGACCTTGACTCTGACTGGCCCACTTTTGCAAG AAAGACTCTGGGATCAGCTATCTCACCCGCCCATGCATGGAAACCACCCAGTCGCTGTTCTAGTGTCAACAGTCTGGTTGGCACTTACTCACAG CAAGGTCAAGAGTTTCTTCCAGGCCAAGATTTTGGCTCTAGTCTTCTAGGTGATCTCGGGGAATTAGGTGAGTTGTCCTGTAGTGCTTCTGAGGACCTGCGCATTGAGCTCGACCAGTCAGAGTTGAAACAACGAGAGCTCCAAGAGAAGATCAGGCAACTCACCAGTGAAGCAGCTGATCTGAAGGGCGTGGTCAAAGATCTACAGGAGCAACTCTTGGCTCAAGGTCCTAatcaagagaaaaaagaagatcAGGAGGTGGTTAAAACTGTTAGAGAGTGCGCGGATCGCCTCCATACCACCACACAGGGACTGGAGGCTCTACGGACATCAGAGCGCAACCTAGAAGCCAAGCTGAGCATTGCAGAGAACAGAAACATGGAGTTGCTAGCAAAACTCGACGGAGCTCTGAGCGAAAAAGGACAGCAGGCCGCCAACTACTGTGACTCGGCCTGGACGATCCAAGAGCTCCTGACCAAGTTAAAGGAGGCAGAggaagagaggattgagtttaAACGAGAAAGCGAAGATCGGGCGAGACTAGCTGAGCAACTTGCCCAGGAGCTGAAGCTTCAAGAAGAGAAACTAAAGGAGATGGAAAACAAACTGGACACTTGTAGAGTGTCTGTTGACAAAGAACGAACAACCGCAATGCAGCAGGCTGATGAGCTGCAGATGACCATCAACCGCCTTCAAGGAGCACTTTCTCTGAAGGAGCGGGAAACGGGGAACCTACGGACTCAGCTGCAGGACATGCAGAGAGCACTGGAGACCAAGGACGGTCAACTGGAGGAGCACAAGAAAAGGATAGAAGAGGAGCTACAACATAAAAGTGTGCTTAAAGAACAACTAAATGCAAAGGAGACTGAGTTGTCCACCGTTACCCAAAAGATCCGGCAACTGGAGAATCTCAACCAGCGGTTGACTTCGGAGAGTCAGAGCTTCCAAACGCAAGGCAAGAAACTGGAAGAGTACAAGAACCAGTGCACAAGTTTAATGGAGATCAATGCCAAGCTGATCCAAACAGTGAAGAGAAATGAAGAGAGCAGCAAGGAGCTGGCGCAAGCCAAGAACACTCTAGAAAGAAAACTGATTACCACACAAGCCTCTGAGAAGCAACTGAGAACCAGATTAGAGTCAGCTGGACTGACAGTGGAGAACCAAAATCTTGAGGAGTGCATACAGAATGGCCAGAAGAACAGCGAGGAAACCAAAATCGAACAACTTGGAGAGAATAGTATATTAACCCTGGAAGAACTAAATGAGAGAGCTGCAGAGAACAAGACGGTGACTTCTAGTCTCCTTCGGGAGGCTAATGGATCCTCAAGAACTGATAATGGAGAATCCACTTCtaggttggctctggctgaggCCCAACTTGAACTCAACATGAAGGAGGTTTCCAGACTCCAGGAAGAGGTCATGGAGCTCCGGGCACAGCTATTGGTGAGCTCAGAGGAGAAAATAAAGATCCAGGCTCTGCAGGAAGTGACGGAAGCCTCCAGAGAAGATCTCCGGGCTCAGGCGGAGCAACTAAAGTCGCAGGTGGAAGAGCTAAACCGCAGGCATGTGGAGGAACTGCTGCATTGTCGAGAAAGAGAGGACGCTCTGGTAAAGGAGAGGGATATGGAGGCACATGTGCGGGCGGAAATCCAAACAAACCTGACTGCCGTGAGGGAAGAGCTTCACGTGTTGAAGACGCAGAACAGCACACTTGCACTTGAGAACGGAGAGGCTCGTGAGGCCTTAAACAGGGCCAACACTGAGACAGCAGAGCTTGGGGTTCACGTTTGCATGCTGACAGGACAGAACGAGGAGTCTCAGTTGCGATGGGCAGAGCTTTCTACCAAACTGCAGGAGCTACAGATGGAGGCGCAGGAAGAGGTGGAAACTCTAAGTGATTCAATGGAGGCCTTGAGAAAAGATAATGCAAGACTCCAGGAGCAGCTAAAGCAGACTGAAGGACTCCCAGAAGCCATGCAGAAGTTGCAGGAGAGACTTGAACAGGTGGAAGACGAAGCCAAAAGCGTCCAAGAGATCCGACAAAGGGAAGTGGACACACTGAGGTCCCAGTTGAGCGATGAAGCTGCGCACCATCAAAGTCAAGTGGAG GGTCTGAATGATGAACTGGATGCACTGAGGAAGAGGCTGGAGAATGAAGTTGAGAAAGTCTCAAGTCTTGAGTCCAAAGTTTTGGAGCTTGAG tctgCCAACAGTGATTACAGTCAGATGATCGAAAAGAAAAATGCCCTCATCTGTGATTCTGAAACTATAATTAATCAGAAAGAGGAACAGATAAAAAGCCTTAGATTGGACTTAACAAG AGCTGAGGAGGAACTGGCTCTTACTCAGCAATCCTGTAATGAACTGGGTGTAGACTTAAGCAGAAGTGCGATGGAGAAGCAAGCCATTGAACTGAAGATGTCTGCTGAGATAGATGACCTTTATCGTACCAAAAAGAATCTTGAAGAGAGGCTCATTGAGCTCATAAG GGACAAAGATGCTTTATGGCAGAAGTCTGATGCACTGGAGTTTGAACAGAAACGGAGGGCCgaggaacagacagacagagacgtcACATACTGTCTGAGCTGCCACAACCATTTCACCTGGATGCTGCGCAAACATAGCTGCAG gttcTGTGGGCGCCCATTCTGTTACTACTGCCTTGTTAATGATGCAAGCGTCCACCAGGGCGGGAGCAACATGCGCTGTTGTAAGGACTGCCTTAATCAGCGCAGTTCTGGACATGGGGACCTGGGCAGTCCTTTACGTTCAGCCCACAGCCCAATATCAAGCCCCACACGAACCAGCACACCTGGTTTCCCAG GGGCATTGAGATCCCCTCGGCCTGATGACACAGCTTATGCCATCATCACAGAAGAGGAAGTGAACTGTGTCCATGACAGCGATTCCTTATACTACACTGCTGTGCTTCCCTCAGAGACACAACAgct AAGCAGCAGTGACCTCAACAGCACTGAAGATTCAGACGAGCTGATTGGCTCCGTTCAGGATGCTGAGATCTGCCTGTTAAAATCTGGAGAGATGAC GCTGTACTGTGCCGTTCAGTGTGGAGGACGTGGTTCAGTTTGGCGATAA
- the LOC109088304 gene encoding FYVE and coiled-coil domain-containing protein 1-like isoform X3: MSTVGENQLQRIIRDLHDAVSELSKEHCDTGEPITDDSSSLHKFCYKLEYLLQFDQKERTTFLGSRKDYWDYFCDCLAKIKGANDGIRFVKSIPELKTSLGKGRAFIRYSLVHQRLADTLQQCLMNYKTTCEWYYERSPFLKSHLNTDIINHLYELNEVQFDVASRGHDLDSDWPTFARKTLGSAISPAHAWKPPSRCSSVNSLVGTYSQQGQEFLPGQDFGSSLLGDLGELGELSCSASEDLRIELDQSELKQRELQEKIRQLTSEAADLKGVVKDLQEQLLAQGPNQEKKEDQEVVKTVRECADRLHTTTQGLEALRTSERNLEAKLSIAENRNMELLAKLDGALSEKGQQAANYCDSAWTIQELLTKLKEAEEERIEFKRESEDRARLAEQLAQELKLQEEKLKEMENKLDTCRVSVDKERTTAMQQADELQMTINRLQGALSLKERETGNLRTQLQDMQRALETKDGQLEEHKKRIEEELQHKSVLKEQLNAKETELSTVTQKIRQLENLNQRLTSESQSFQTQGKKLEEYKNQCTSLMEINAKLIQTVKRNEESSKELAQLKSQVEELNRRHVEELLHCREREDALVKERDMEAHVRAEIQTNLTAVREELHVLKTQNSTLALENGEAREALNRANTETAELGVHVCMLTGQNEESQLRWAELSTKLQELQMEAQEEVETLSDSMEALRKDNARLQEQLKQTEGLPEAMQKLQERLEQVEDEAKSVQEIRQREVDTLRSQLSDEAAHHQSQVEGLNDELDALRKRLENEVEKVSSLESKVLELESANSDYSQMIEKKNALICDSETIINQKEEQIKSLRLDLTRAEEELALTQQSCNELGVDLSRSAMEKQAIELKMSAEIDDLYRTKKNLEERLIELIRDKDALWQKSDALEFEQKRRAEEQTDRDVTYCLSCHNHFTWMLRKHSCRFCGRPFCYYCLVNDASVHQGGSNMRCCKDCLNQRSSGHGDLGSPLRSAHSPISSPTRTSTPGFPGALRSPRPDDTAYAIITEEEVNCVHDSDSLYYTAVLPSETQQLSSSDLNSTEDSDELIGSVQDAEICLLKSGEMTLYCAVQCGGRGSVWR, encoded by the exons ATGAGTACAGTGGGAGAAAATCAGCTGCAGAGAATAATCAGAGATCTGCATG ATGCAGTTTCTGAGTTGAGCAAAGAACATTGTGATACTGGCGAACCCATCACTGATGACAGCTCCAGCCTTCACAAGTTCTGCTATAAGCTGGAGTACCTACTGCAG TTTGACCAGAAAGAGAGGACCACATTTCTGGGCAGCAGGAAAGACTACTGGGACTATTTCTGTGACTGCTTGGCCAAGATTAAAGGAGCTAATGACGGCATTCGCTTTGTCAAATCAATCCCCGAG CTGAAGACATCATTAGGAAAAGGACGGGCTTTCATTCGCTACAGTCTGGTGCACCAAAGGCTGGCAGACACTCTTCAGCAATGTCTTATGAACTACAAAACCACATG TGAGTGGTATTATGAACGCAGTCCCTTCCTAAAGTCCCATCTGAACACTGATATCATAAACCACCTGTATGAACTCAATGAGGTCCAGTTTGATGTAGCATCCCGAGGTCACGACCTTGACTCTGACTGGCCCACTTTTGCAAG AAAGACTCTGGGATCAGCTATCTCACCCGCCCATGCATGGAAACCACCCAGTCGCTGTTCTAGTGTCAACAGTCTGGTTGGCACTTACTCACAG CAAGGTCAAGAGTTTCTTCCAGGCCAAGATTTTGGCTCTAGTCTTCTAGGTGATCTCGGGGAATTAGGTGAGTTGTCCTGTAGTGCTTCTGAGGACCTGCGCATTGAGCTCGACCAGTCAGAGTTGAAACAACGAGAGCTCCAAGAGAAGATCAGGCAACTCACCAGTGAAGCAGCTGATCTGAAGGGCGTGGTCAAAGATCTACAGGAGCAACTCTTGGCTCAAGGTCCTAatcaagagaaaaaagaagatcAGGAGGTGGTTAAAACTGTTAGAGAGTGCGCGGATCGCCTCCATACCACCACACAGGGACTGGAGGCTCTACGGACATCAGAGCGCAACCTAGAAGCCAAGCTGAGCATTGCAGAGAACAGAAACATGGAGTTGCTAGCAAAACTCGACGGAGCTCTGAGCGAAAAAGGACAGCAGGCCGCCAACTACTGTGACTCGGCCTGGACGATCCAAGAGCTCCTGACCAAGTTAAAGGAGGCAGAggaagagaggattgagtttaAACGAGAAAGCGAAGATCGGGCGAGACTAGCTGAGCAACTTGCCCAGGAGCTGAAGCTTCAAGAAGAGAAACTAAAGGAGATGGAAAACAAACTGGACACTTGTAGAGTGTCTGTTGACAAAGAACGAACAACCGCAATGCAGCAGGCTGATGAGCTGCAGATGACCATCAACCGCCTTCAAGGAGCACTTTCTCTGAAGGAGCGGGAAACGGGGAACCTACGGACTCAGCTGCAGGACATGCAGAGAGCACTGGAGACCAAGGACGGTCAACTGGAGGAGCACAAGAAAAGGATAGAAGAGGAGCTACAACATAAAAGTGTGCTTAAAGAACAACTAAATGCAAAGGAGACTGAGTTGTCCACCGTTACCCAAAAGATCCGGCAACTGGAGAATCTCAACCAGCGGTTGACTTCGGAGAGTCAGAGCTTCCAAACGCAAGGCAAGAAACTGGAAGAGTACAAGAACCAGTGCACAAGTTTAATGGAGATCAATGCCAAGCTGATCCAAACAGTGAAGAGAAATGAAGAGAGCAGCAAGGAGCTGGC GCAACTAAAGTCGCAGGTGGAAGAGCTAAACCGCAGGCATGTGGAGGAACTGCTGCATTGTCGAGAAAGAGAGGACGCTCTGGTAAAGGAGAGGGATATGGAGGCACATGTGCGGGCGGAAATCCAAACAAACCTGACTGCCGTGAGGGAAGAGCTTCACGTGTTGAAGACGCAGAACAGCACACTTGCACTTGAGAACGGAGAGGCTCGTGAGGCCTTAAACAGGGCCAACACTGAGACAGCAGAGCTTGGGGTTCACGTTTGCATGCTGACAGGACAGAACGAGGAGTCTCAGTTGCGATGGGCAGAGCTTTCTACCAAACTGCAGGAGCTACAGATGGAGGCGCAGGAAGAGGTGGAAACTCTAAGTGATTCAATGGAGGCCTTGAGAAAAGATAATGCAAGACTCCAGGAGCAGCTAAAGCAGACTGAAGGACTCCCAGAAGCCATGCAGAAGTTGCAGGAGAGACTTGAACAGGTGGAAGACGAAGCCAAAAGCGTCCAAGAGATCCGACAAAGGGAAGTGGACACACTGAGGTCCCAGTTGAGCGATGAAGCTGCGCACCATCAAAGTCAAGTGGAG GGTCTGAATGATGAACTGGATGCACTGAGGAAGAGGCTGGAGAATGAAGTTGAGAAAGTCTCAAGTCTTGAGTCCAAAGTTTTGGAGCTTGAG tctgCCAACAGTGATTACAGTCAGATGATCGAAAAGAAAAATGCCCTCATCTGTGATTCTGAAACTATAATTAATCAGAAAGAGGAACAGATAAAAAGCCTTAGATTGGACTTAACAAG AGCTGAGGAGGAACTGGCTCTTACTCAGCAATCCTGTAATGAACTGGGTGTAGACTTAAGCAGAAGTGCGATGGAGAAGCAAGCCATTGAACTGAAGATGTCTGCTGAGATAGATGACCTTTATCGTACCAAAAAGAATCTTGAAGAGAGGCTCATTGAGCTCATAAG GGACAAAGATGCTTTATGGCAGAAGTCTGATGCACTGGAGTTTGAACAGAAACGGAGGGCCgaggaacagacagacagagacgtcACATACTGTCTGAGCTGCCACAACCATTTCACCTGGATGCTGCGCAAACATAGCTGCAG gttcTGTGGGCGCCCATTCTGTTACTACTGCCTTGTTAATGATGCAAGCGTCCACCAGGGCGGGAGCAACATGCGCTGTTGTAAGGACTGCCTTAATCAGCGCAGTTCTGGACATGGGGACCTGGGCAGTCCTTTACGTTCAGCCCACAGCCCAATATCAAGCCCCACACGAACCAGCACACCTGGTTTCCCAG GGGCATTGAGATCCCCTCGGCCTGATGACACAGCTTATGCCATCATCACAGAAGAGGAAGTGAACTGTGTCCATGACAGCGATTCCTTATACTACACTGCTGTGCTTCCCTCAGAGACACAACAgct AAGCAGCAGTGACCTCAACAGCACTGAAGATTCAGACGAGCTGATTGGCTCCGTTCAGGATGCTGAGATCTGCCTGTTAAAATCTGGAGAGATGAC GCTGTACTGTGCCGTTCAGTGTGGAGGACGTGGTTCAGTTTGGCGATAA
- the LOC109088304 gene encoding FYVE and coiled-coil domain-containing protein 1-like isoform X2: MNYKTTCEWYYERSPFLKSHLNTDIINHLYELNEVQFDVASRGHDLDSDWPTFARKTLGSAISPAHAWKPPSRCSSVNSLVGTYSQQGQEFLPGQDFGSSLLGDLGELGELSCSASEDLRIELDQSELKQRELQEKIRQLTSEAADLKGVVKDLQEQLLAQGPNQEKKEDQEVVKTVRECADRLHTTTQGLEALRTSERNLEAKLSIAENRNMELLAKLDGALSEKGQQAANYCDSAWTIQELLTKLKEAEEERIEFKRESEDRARLAEQLAQELKLQEEKLKEMENKLDTCRVSVDKERTTAMQQADELQMTINRLQGALSLKERETGNLRTQLQDMQRALETKDGQLEEHKKRIEEELQHKSVLKEQLNAKETELSTVTQKIRQLENLNQRLTSESQSFQTQGKKLEEYKNQCTSLMEINAKLIQTVKRNEESSKELAQAKNTLERKLITTQASEKQLRTRLESAGLTVENQNLEECIQNGQKNSEETKIEQLGENSILTLEELNERAAENKTVTSSLLREANGSSRTDNGESTSRLALAEAQLELNMKEVSRLQEEVMELRAQLLVSSEEKIKIQALQEVTEASREDLRAQAEQLKSQVEELNRRHVEELLHCREREDALVKERDMEAHVRAEIQTNLTAVREELHVLKTQNSTLALENGEAREALNRANTETAELGVHVCMLTGQNEESQLRWAELSTKLQELQMEAQEEVETLSDSMEALRKDNARLQEQLKQTEGLPEAMQKLQERLEQVEDEAKSVQEIRQREVDTLRSQLSDEAAHHQSQVEGLNDELDALRKRLENEVEKVSSLESKVLELESANSDYSQMIEKKNALICDSETIINQKEEQIKSLRLDLTRAEEELALTQQSCNELGVDLSRSAMEKQAIELKMSAEIDDLYRTKKNLEERLIELIRDKDALWQKSDALEFEQKRRAEEQTDRDVTYCLSCHNHFTWMLRKHSCRFCGRPFCYYCLVNDASVHQGGSNMRCCKDCLNQRSSGHGDLGSPLRSAHSPISSPTRTSTPGFPGALRSPRPDDTAYAIITEEEVNCVHDSDSLYYTAVLPSETQQLSSSDLNSTEDSDELIGSVQDAEICLLKSGEMTLYCAVQCGGRGSVWR; this comes from the exons ATGAACTACAAAACCACATG TGAGTGGTATTATGAACGCAGTCCCTTCCTAAAGTCCCATCTGAACACTGATATCATAAACCACCTGTATGAACTCAATGAGGTCCAGTTTGATGTAGCATCCCGAGGTCACGACCTTGACTCTGACTGGCCCACTTTTGCAAG AAAGACTCTGGGATCAGCTATCTCACCCGCCCATGCATGGAAACCACCCAGTCGCTGTTCTAGTGTCAACAGTCTGGTTGGCACTTACTCACAG CAAGGTCAAGAGTTTCTTCCAGGCCAAGATTTTGGCTCTAGTCTTCTAGGTGATCTCGGGGAATTAGGTGAGTTGTCCTGTAGTGCTTCTGAGGACCTGCGCATTGAGCTCGACCAGTCAGAGTTGAAACAACGAGAGCTCCAAGAGAAGATCAGGCAACTCACCAGTGAAGCAGCTGATCTGAAGGGCGTGGTCAAAGATCTACAGGAGCAACTCTTGGCTCAAGGTCCTAatcaagagaaaaaagaagatcAGGAGGTGGTTAAAACTGTTAGAGAGTGCGCGGATCGCCTCCATACCACCACACAGGGACTGGAGGCTCTACGGACATCAGAGCGCAACCTAGAAGCCAAGCTGAGCATTGCAGAGAACAGAAACATGGAGTTGCTAGCAAAACTCGACGGAGCTCTGAGCGAAAAAGGACAGCAGGCCGCCAACTACTGTGACTCGGCCTGGACGATCCAAGAGCTCCTGACCAAGTTAAAGGAGGCAGAggaagagaggattgagtttaAACGAGAAAGCGAAGATCGGGCGAGACTAGCTGAGCAACTTGCCCAGGAGCTGAAGCTTCAAGAAGAGAAACTAAAGGAGATGGAAAACAAACTGGACACTTGTAGAGTGTCTGTTGACAAAGAACGAACAACCGCAATGCAGCAGGCTGATGAGCTGCAGATGACCATCAACCGCCTTCAAGGAGCACTTTCTCTGAAGGAGCGGGAAACGGGGAACCTACGGACTCAGCTGCAGGACATGCAGAGAGCACTGGAGACCAAGGACGGTCAACTGGAGGAGCACAAGAAAAGGATAGAAGAGGAGCTACAACATAAAAGTGTGCTTAAAGAACAACTAAATGCAAAGGAGACTGAGTTGTCCACCGTTACCCAAAAGATCCGGCAACTGGAGAATCTCAACCAGCGGTTGACTTCGGAGAGTCAGAGCTTCCAAACGCAAGGCAAGAAACTGGAAGAGTACAAGAACCAGTGCACAAGTTTAATGGAGATCAATGCCAAGCTGATCCAAACAGTGAAGAGAAATGAAGAGAGCAGCAAGGAGCTGGCGCAAGCCAAGAACACTCTAGAAAGAAAACTGATTACCACACAAGCCTCTGAGAAGCAACTGAGAACCAGATTAGAGTCAGCTGGACTGACAGTGGAGAACCAAAATCTTGAGGAGTGCATACAGAATGGCCAGAAGAACAGCGAGGAAACCAAAATCGAACAACTTGGAGAGAATAGTATATTAACCCTGGAAGAACTAAATGAGAGAGCTGCAGAGAACAAGACGGTGACTTCTAGTCTCCTTCGGGAGGCTAATGGATCCTCAAGAACTGATAATGGAGAATCCACTTCtaggttggctctggctgaggCCCAACTTGAACTCAACATGAAGGAGGTTTCCAGACTCCAGGAAGAGGTCATGGAGCTCCGGGCACAGCTATTGGTGAGCTCAGAGGAGAAAATAAAGATCCAGGCTCTGCAGGAAGTGACGGAAGCCTCCAGAGAAGATCTCCGGGCTCAGGCGGAGCAACTAAAGTCGCAGGTGGAAGAGCTAAACCGCAGGCATGTGGAGGAACTGCTGCATTGTCGAGAAAGAGAGGACGCTCTGGTAAAGGAGAGGGATATGGAGGCACATGTGCGGGCGGAAATCCAAACAAACCTGACTGCCGTGAGGGAAGAGCTTCACGTGTTGAAGACGCAGAACAGCACACTTGCACTTGAGAACGGAGAGGCTCGTGAGGCCTTAAACAGGGCCAACACTGAGACAGCAGAGCTTGGGGTTCACGTTTGCATGCTGACAGGACAGAACGAGGAGTCTCAGTTGCGATGGGCAGAGCTTTCTACCAAACTGCAGGAGCTACAGATGGAGGCGCAGGAAGAGGTGGAAACTCTAAGTGATTCAATGGAGGCCTTGAGAAAAGATAATGCAAGACTCCAGGAGCAGCTAAAGCAGACTGAAGGACTCCCAGAAGCCATGCAGAAGTTGCAGGAGAGACTTGAACAGGTGGAAGACGAAGCCAAAAGCGTCCAAGAGATCCGACAAAGGGAAGTGGACACACTGAGGTCCCAGTTGAGCGATGAAGCTGCGCACCATCAAAGTCAAGTGGAG GGTCTGAATGATGAACTGGATGCACTGAGGAAGAGGCTGGAGAATGAAGTTGAGAAAGTCTCAAGTCTTGAGTCCAAAGTTTTGGAGCTTGAG tctgCCAACAGTGATTACAGTCAGATGATCGAAAAGAAAAATGCCCTCATCTGTGATTCTGAAACTATAATTAATCAGAAAGAGGAACAGATAAAAAGCCTTAGATTGGACTTAACAAG AGCTGAGGAGGAACTGGCTCTTACTCAGCAATCCTGTAATGAACTGGGTGTAGACTTAAGCAGAAGTGCGATGGAGAAGCAAGCCATTGAACTGAAGATGTCTGCTGAGATAGATGACCTTTATCGTACCAAAAAGAATCTTGAAGAGAGGCTCATTGAGCTCATAAG GGACAAAGATGCTTTATGGCAGAAGTCTGATGCACTGGAGTTTGAACAGAAACGGAGGGCCgaggaacagacagacagagacgtcACATACTGTCTGAGCTGCCACAACCATTTCACCTGGATGCTGCGCAAACATAGCTGCAG gttcTGTGGGCGCCCATTCTGTTACTACTGCCTTGTTAATGATGCAAGCGTCCACCAGGGCGGGAGCAACATGCGCTGTTGTAAGGACTGCCTTAATCAGCGCAGTTCTGGACATGGGGACCTGGGCAGTCCTTTACGTTCAGCCCACAGCCCAATATCAAGCCCCACACGAACCAGCACACCTGGTTTCCCAG GGGCATTGAGATCCCCTCGGCCTGATGACACAGCTTATGCCATCATCACAGAAGAGGAAGTGAACTGTGTCCATGACAGCGATTCCTTATACTACACTGCTGTGCTTCCCTCAGAGACACAACAgct AAGCAGCAGTGACCTCAACAGCACTGAAGATTCAGACGAGCTGATTGGCTCCGTTCAGGATGCTGAGATCTGCCTGTTAAAATCTGGAGAGATGAC GCTGTACTGTGCCGTTCAGTGTGGAGGACGTGGTTCAGTTTGGCGATAA